A region of Antedon mediterranea chromosome 8, ecAntMedi1.1, whole genome shotgun sequence DNA encodes the following proteins:
- the LOC140057137 gene encoding uncharacterized protein — translation MNVNCQGQIQTSSGYALNQVDQFTYLGSNIASTAKDVDIRISKAWSALKRLTVIWKSNISNNMKKNFFKTTVESVLLYGSSTWTLTKKLENTLNGTYTRMLRAVLNVSWQEHLSNAQLYGNLRKITDVIKERRVRFVGHSFRNKSELISELMLWMPSHGTRRPGRPPKSFIDQLVADSGHTIEELPGAMMNRDGWKEVVKRIRASSTQ, via the coding sequence ATGAACGTAAACTGTCAAGGTCAAATTCAAACTAGCTCCGGATACGCTCTCAATCAAGTCGACCAGTTCACCTATCTTGGCAGCAACATTGCCTCAACAGCAAAAGACGTTGATATACGTATCAGCAAAGCCTGGTCAGCTCTCAAACGCCTGACTGTCATATGGAAGTCCAACATCTCAAACAACATGAAGAAAAATTTCTTTAAGACCACAGTCGAGTCTGTCCTTCTCTACGGGTCATCGACATGGACCCTAACTAAGAAACTTGAAAACACTCTAAACGGAACATATACTAGGATGCTACGAGCCGTTCTTAACGTTTCGTGGCAAGAGCACCTCTCCAACGCTCAGCTATATGGGAATCTTCGCAAGATCACCGATGTTATCAAAGAAAGAAGAGTCCGATTTGTTGGACACTCTTTCCGCAACAAAAGTGAACTGATAAGCGAACTTATGCTCTGGATGCCATCACATGGGACAAGAAGACCAGGCAGGCCCCCAAAATCATTCATTGACCAACTAGTTGCGGACTCCGGCCATACAATTGAAGAGCTACCAGGAGCAATGATGAACAGAGACGGCTGGAAAGAAGTAGTCAAAAGGATCCGAGCAAGCTCTacgcagtag
- the LOC140057249 gene encoding uncharacterized protein — protein MKVNLLVTSSFLTKDQLSSSGKKFLKTRNSTGTSIQLKAAFSFEVLLLLLPDAKLETQTKIKYSPSKAHFKLTDKSAVVSVCMSVTWLERKNIDDVKKSLEVNLKELKNATKKAIKKSDKSIMFVWTESPRFADLVYNAWENIKHGLKANTMLIVVLVEKEQHFN, from the exons ATGAAGGTCAATTTACTAGTCACTAGCTCATTTCTTACTAAGGATCAATTGTCGTCCTCTGGAAAGAAGTTTTTAAAGACCAGAAATTCCACGGGAACTTCTATTCAATTAAAAGCCGCTTTCAG CTTTGAGGTGTTACTCTTGCTCTTACCCGATGCAAAACTGGAAACTCAAACTAAAATCAAGTATTCCCCTTCCAAAGCTCACTTCAAACTTACAGATAAGTCGGCGGTTGTTTCGGTGTGTATGTCGGTTACATGGCTAGAAAGAAAGAACATAGATGATGTAAAAAAAAGCCTGGAAGTGAACCTTAAAG AGTTAAAAAATGCAACGAAGAAAGCGATAAAGAAGTCGGACAAATCGATCATGTTCGTCTGGACAGAGTCTCCCCGATTTGCTGATTTAGTTTATAACGCATGGGAGAATATTAAACACGGTTTGAAAGCTAATACTATGCTCATTGTAGTTCTAGTTGAAAAAGAACAACACTTTAACTAG
- the LOC140057136 gene encoding uncharacterized protein → MNLLKCKNFIIISTFNVRTLNTINQIPELIANSINWKIDVVCIQEHRKFHEANELEYKDAGKGWTLITSSATKNDINATIGGVGLLLSPRAIKSLNKIEKINSRIIIANFNGNPETTIISCYSPTNVADEDLVTQFYIELSSLVRDVPKHNLLLIGGDFNAQIGMENNKTFSFHDQTNRNGELFREFAVENRLLVLNTKFQKRMGKLWTFQYANGRKAQLDYLLINHKWKNSCLNCEAYNSFASVISDHRIVSSRIRLSLRANNKKLDNPPPYYWKSLIHDGNNLVRFTIELRNRFDALHDESVIDNPDTTYENFVKAHWEAASNCILLKPKKRKRVPWETQAIQDQRERIKRSATRKNGNPTPQNISKFNREKYKLTRLYQIELETYLQTKIDSIKQYSVNKQSSMVWDTINEISGRKRISQAKLKATSQNDRLNQWKNHFKNLLGNIPNITNVETIELFPAQTESNIKIGPFNDEELNKALTKMKNGKSPGLDGIPPEVWKTKHFNNVLLKWCNEVYEQRPIHYWTRGCILPFPKKKEILERPKTTEE, encoded by the coding sequence atgaacttGCTGAAATGCAAAAACTTCATCATTATCTCAACCTTTAATGTTCGTACTTTGAACACCATCAATCAGATACCTGAACTTATCGCAAACTCGATAAATTGGAAAATTGACGTTGTGTGTATTCAAGAACATCGCAAATTTCACGAAGCCAATGAATTAGAATACAAAGATGCTGGCAAAGGTTGGACCCTCATCACAAGCTCTGCTACGAAAAATGACATAAACGCTACCATAGGAGGCGTCGGCTTACTCCTAAGCCCCAGAGCAATTAAATCCCTTAACAAAATCGAGAAAATCAACTCCAGAATTATTATTGCAAACTTCAACGGTAACCCAGAAACCACAATTATCTCTTGCTACAGTCCTACAAACGTAGCAGATGAAGATTTGGTCACTCAATTCTACATCGAACTATCCTCGTTAGTTAGAGATGTTCCAAAACATAATCTTTTATTGATTGGAGGAGATTTCAACGCTCAAATTGGTATGGAAAATAACAAAACGTTTTCCTTTCATGATCAGACAAACCGAAACGGTGAACTTTTTCGGGAGTTTGCTGTTGAAAACCGGCTGCTGGTTCTGAATACCAAGTTTCAAAAGAGAATGGGTAAACTTTGGACCTTCCAATATGCAAACGGTAGAAAAGCTCAACTTGACTACCTTCTTATAAACCACAAATGGAAAAACAGCTGCTTAAACTGCGAAGCATATAACAGTTTTGCCAGTGTGATATCAGATCATCGCATCGTTTCCAGCCGTATAAGACTGAGTCTTCgagcaaacaacaaaaaacttgATAATCCTCCGCCATATTATTGGAAGTCCTTAATACACGATGGTAATAACCTCGTGCGGTTCACCATTGAACTTAGAAATCGATTTGATGCTCTCCACGATGAAAGTGTGATCGACAATCCAGATACCACCTATGAAAACTTTGTGAAAGCACACTGGGAAGCCGCTTCCAACTGTATTCTCTTGAAACCTAAAAAACGCAAAAGAGTACCCTGGGAAACGCAGGCTATTCAAGACCAACGAGAGAGGATCAAACGATCAGCAACTCGTAAAAATGGTAACCCTACACCCCAAAACATCTCAAAATTCAACAGAGAGAAGTATAAGTTGACGAGACTCTATCAAATCGAACTGGAAACCTATCTGCAAACTAAGATTGACTCGATTAAGCAATATTCGGTGAATAAGCAATCATCGATGGTCTGGGATACGATTAATGAAATCTCAGGTAGAAAGCGCATCAGTCAAGCAAAGCTGAAAGCCACCAGTCAAAATGATCGTCTAAATCAATGGAAAAACCACTTCAAGAACCTTCTTGGCAACATTCCCAATATAACCAATGTGGAAACCATTGAGCTATTTCCAGCACAGACTGAATCTAACATCAAAATCGGTCCTTTTAACGACGAAGAGTTAAACAAAGCACtcacaaaaatgaaaaatggaAAATCCCCAGGACTTGATGGGATTCCTCCAGAAGTGTGGAAAACGAAACATTTTAACAACGTACTCTTGAAGTGGTGCAATGAGGTCTATGAACAAAGACCTATTCACTACTGGACAAGAGGCTGCATACTACCATTTCCAAAAAAAAAGGAGATCTTGGAAAGGCCGAAAACTACAGAGGAATAA
- the LOC140057140 gene encoding uncharacterized protein: MGYADDHSVYDSFNPNSSSSMENTITKLQECLISINDWMKSNRLKMNSEKTEFILLGSRAQLLKCEKDHIIVCQDRIPRGSSVKYLGVNIDDQLSFKNHIRDKCRTIAVNLYYIRQIRKFLSKDLCQQLVQSLVLSHIDYANALYYGLPANTLAPMKRLLHQAAKIIVRKGRYDSATNAMRSLHWLPMSHRYQFKIACLVWLSLKGSAPSYLRDILTVRNVSRRTRSSASNYNLTIPRTKRKTFADRSFAVAGPKI, from the coding sequence ATGGGATATGCCGATGATCACTCAGTGTATGATTCATTTAATCCAAATTCTAGTTCTAGTATGGAAAATACAATCACCAAATTACAAGAGTGCCTCATATCCATCAACGACTGGATGAAGTCCAACAGACTAAAAATGAACAGTGAAAAAACAGAGTTCATACTATTGGGAAGCAGAGCTCAACTCCTGAAATGCGAGAAAGATCATATCATCGTATGTCAGGACAGAATACCACGTGGTTCATCTGTAAAATACCTTGGTGTTAATATCGACGACCAGCTATCTTTCAAGAACCACATACGTGATAAATGCAGAACGATAGCTGTTAATTTATACTATATTCGTCAAATCCGCAAATTTCTCTCCAAGGACCTTTGCCAACAACTAGTTCAATCGCTCGTGCTGTCACATATTGATTACGCCAATGCATTGTATTATGGTCTACCTGCTAATACCCTTGCTCCAATGAAGAGGTTACTGCACCAAGCTGCGAAAATAATTGTCAGGAAAGGTCGGTATGACAGTGCAACTAACGCCATGCGATCCTTGCACTGGCTTCCGATGTCTCATAGATATCAATTCAAAATAGCGTGTCTTGTATGGCTTTCGCTTAAAGGTTCCGCTCCAAGTTACCTGAGAGATATTCTTACTGTCCGGAATGTTTCTCGCCGTACTCGTTCAAGCGCCAGCAATTATAACCTGACAATCCCACGAACTAAACGAAAGACATTTGCTGACCGTTCATTCGCCGTAGCAGGACCCAAAATTTAG